The Juglans regia cultivar Chandler chromosome 11, Walnut 2.0, whole genome shotgun sequence genome contains the following window.
TCTAGTACTGTTTTCTTTGGCTTCAAGAAGTTGTCTCACTCTCGAATAAGTAAGACCATCCACATGATGCAGCTGAGATATGTAAGTACAAACATTGTCATAGCTTAACCAAAAGAGCACGAAATCAGGATCAAATTTCGAGTCAAAATGAGGATAGGTAATTCAAGGGTAACTAAAATGATGTATAGATGTCTATTTAATAAATTCATGTTTATCCCAATATGAATATATTGGGAGTTATGGAGATGaatctacaagaaaaattaacgTTAATACAGTCAGAACTCACATTCTTTCCAATCCCAATTGTAGGGAGGTCAGCCAAAACACCTAGATGGCAAGCCAAGCCAAAACCTACACGAAACTTTATGGTTTAGATTTTTTCTCCGGTTAAAGCAAGGATGGGTAACAAGCTATGTAATCAATGGCTGATGCAAGTCAATCATAATTCACCTTTCACACagcaataaataaaatcaatgttCTAAATTATGTGAGGTAaactaaatatttcaaactTATTTTAAACAGTATAGCAATCCTCTGGTAGGGAATGAGCAAAACGTTTAGTCATTTCTAGTTTGTTACTAAAACAAGAACCAAATTTagatggaaaaggaaaatatacataaacCAAAAAGGAATGTTATGTTTACTCCTGCCGCAACTCATCCAACTAGTGAATACTTCCATCTAAGGGTTTCCTTCACAGCAGAAGATTGCTGGAGGCCAAGCCGTGACTACTACATCCAGTCACAAGCTGGGTTttagagatgtttggattcgaagatgacttgaaatgacttgagatgagttgagatgagttgagatggattgtgaatagtaatgagatgagttgtgaatagtagtgagatttgtgagttaaagttgctgaatagtaatgaatagtagtgagatgagttgagatgagctgagatgacttgcgaatccaagcTCAGAATAATGCCTCATCGGGTTTAGTGTACAATGCTCAGGAAGAAATATAAATTCCAAACAGAATTGTGACGAAGCACTTGCCTCGAGGATGAAGTATTCCATTTCCATCAACCATTAACAACTGTTCATTTAATAATGCACCAGTGTTACAAATCCCAAGTATCACCATAATAATTTAGCAAAATGTTCGTCTTTTCTTTTCCAGGTCAATGAAAACTTCAAGCGCAGATACATGAATCTACCTGTGGGTAGAAAGGGCTGgcatcttttttcttcattcgCTGCAAAAGTTCTAGAAGAATCGGAGcctaaaaaaggaaaagaacaaaaaaagtcAAATGCATCGAACAGGAAAAGAACGAACGATGAGATAGCGAAAGGATTTTTGATAGAAGGAAAACCTCTCTGAAGGCGAGGAAGCCAGGAACATAAGGGACAGCAATGGTGACAATTGCGAAATCTTCATAGACGACTTGGAGGTTTTGAATGTCCAACACCACAAGTGTCCCACAAGCGACCGTTGGGTCCTCCTTTGAGAAGCTCACGTCTACCCCACCAACATACCTCAACATCTCCACCTCTTCCAGTTCCTCCGCTTTCTCTCTGGACGTTGTTTTTGGTAATTTCCACGCGAAATCATCCTTTGTGATCAATCTTGTCCTGAGCGTATCCTGAGCCCTATAAAAACACCCGTTATTAAAGATTCGTTGTGTAATTATTTCtcacaaatgagatgattttatattttacaaactCGATCCACCGCTTATGATCTTGTGAGGAAGATGATGCTTCTTCGGCTTCCGTTTCGAATAGTTTTTCCATGATCAGATTGGGACCATCCGAGCAACCTAACAGTGGGTATAAGAGTCGTCTACGATGCTGCTGAAGGCAGTACCCAATTCGATACGGTATTTAGCcaagagaaacagagaaagcTAAAGACGATGGATCAAATCCTGCGCTAACTTGCGAAATCGGTACACGGAATCCTTAGCATCACGGGATTCCCAGGAATGTGCTTTGCTTTGTAACGCACGGGACATTCCTCTCGTTCCTAATGCGCCGACTTTTCTTTCGCCGTTAAAACTCTCTCGagatttattaaagaaaaattctaggCCCGATACAAAAATTCTAGCCTCTTTCTAGGCCGGATACAATTTCTCActatcacacaaaatataatatttaatttaaattcattaaattttaaaattaaaataatattttaataatacttcTTTAACTGCGTAACTTAGGCCTAACCTCTCTCGAAAGAGTACTATATAACGTACATTGTTTTAGGCTTTACAATTACAACTCAAATAGTCAAATTATCAAACTTCACGTTGTTCTcttcaattattaatattattaacacTGGAGCTCGGGGCGACGCATAAAATTGGATCCGGTACTTATTATTGGAACGGGCGGCTCGGAGAGTCAAAACTAAAGAGGCTAGGCTAGGCTAGGGTTACATAATTTAGAACCGAGTCGGGTCTCCTTCTACCCGGAACATTCTGATCCATTTTCTCgcgttccctctctctcctcccactatAAATTGACGAAACGCACTTgcccttcattttcttttctttttggttctcTTTCAGCTCTGCAACTCCCAACTTCATAGCCAAGTGCCACCGCATGcgaaaaatatagataattttgcaaacaaaatttcattcgAAATTGGCCTCCATCCAAATTCCTTTCATTACTATTGCCATTTCTTCGtttatagacacacacacacacccacataTAATATAGCAAGCACCTTTATCTGATAATCTATGGAGGCGACCGTGGACGACCAACCGCAAGCAGAAGCTCGGGCTCCCACCGCAGAATCTCAGCCTGAGTCTCAAGGAGAAGAAGACATAGAAGAGGAAGCAAGGAACGAAGATGATGAGTTGATCGCGAAGGCTCAGAAGCTGATGGAGAAGATCACTTTTTCGCCTGAAAAACCTAGCTCCTTCGTCCTCCATGCCCTCGCCTCCCTTCTTGAAACACAAGAATCCCAGTATGCGCCCTCCCATTTCTTTTTGCCTCTTTAGTTGGTTTTGTTTAGCCTACTTTAACAGGTTTTTGATTAAATTACGAGGAGTCAAACAATAGGCGTGGGTTTTTTTCGTCTTGCGTGTGTCTGTGTGCGTGCGCGCAAGCATAACATTTTTATAGCCCCGTTTATGCGCTTTGGATCATTCAAATGTTAATTTCGTTTTTAGCATGTCCCATTAGTGGGTTCTGGAGGTATAGTTCTAATAGTTCCTTGCCAAATGTGTGGGTATCGACGTGACTTTACGTGTTTGCGCGTGTTTTTTTAGTTGGTTGAGGGATGTTGACGGAgcaattcatttatattttaacacgtAACTTCTTATTTGCTGtgtattaaaaggaaaaaaaaaaaaaaaaaggaaccaaTTCTGACTATCATTGATGGTGAATTGGCGCTCGCCGTTGGTACTTCCTCCTATTCCCTCATCTTTGCTCGGTTCTTGATAAGTCTCGAACCTTTTTCTTGAATCTTTACGTATATGTCTGTTTCGAATGCAGATACATGGAAGAGAATGGTCATTCATCCACTAACGGTCGTGCTTCACATAACGTTGGACGGCTTGGGAACCTAGTCCGGGTATTTAAATTTGGCCTGTGTGAACCTGCTTTGTCGTTTTTTTAtctgttgttattattttttttttttttccgcccTTCTCTTCCACAACACGTCTTCCCCTGGACAGTGCACCTTAGCAACATCATCCAGAACACCTACTTCATTTAGAGTACTTAAATAAAGTtctttatcataattttttctacCTCTTATTCTCAGGAAAATGATGATTTCTTTGAATTGATATCTTCAAAGTTTTTATCAGAAACAAGATACCCACCCTCCATCCAGGCAGCTGCTGCAAGGCTTCTTTTAAGCTGCTCACTGACTTGGACTGTAAGCTTATTGTTTTATTACACCTGTTAGATTGATTTTCTTATTCCTTAATTTCATGgtttattataaatttgatgATCTGTTTTGCAGTATCCTCATGTTTTTGAAGAAGCCGTCTTAGAGAACATAAAAAATTGGGTGATTGATGACACTGCAAGATTTCCCCGTGAAGACCACAACTGCAAGGGCAAGGAGGCATCTGATTATGAAATGTTGAAGACTTATTCCACAGGAATTCTTGCCGTTTGTTTGTCTAGGTATGCTCCAGGAGTAAATATAGTTTGTGCTTATTTTCCAGTTTGCATCATTTTGAATAATGtactataatatgatatgacataacataatattatattacatcTTAACCATTTGGGTTGATTCCAGTGGTGGTCATGTAGTCGAAGATGTGTTGACATCTGGATTGTCTGCCAAGCTTATGCGCTATCTTCGGGTGCGTGTCCTTGGAGAGATGAGTACAAGCCAGAAAGATGCTGCTCATTTAACAAATGGTAAGATTGCATCCGGTGCTACTTGCATAAGAGGTAGGGACGAAGGCAAGGTTAGGGTTCGGCAGGCTCCGGAAACAACTTATTTAGATGGTTCAAGGATAGCGGATGAGAGATCCTTAGATGACCAAAGTCTTGAAAGGGATCAGGATAGAAACATTGTCCTGCAAGGACATGGAGAAGAATGCAGGATAAATGATGGAGAAAGACCTGATGCAATGGATGAAAGGGTTGATGCCTATGAGATAGATGCTGATGGCGACAATAGGAGGCATAGTCGAGAATTACGGGATGGGAAGGCAAAATTGGAAGATTTTGATGAGAATGGTAGAGATGACTCTTCAAGGCGCAGAGCAAATCGTGGATTGGCAAGATCAAGATGCAAGGGAAGGTTCAATGAAGGTGGCCCTGAGAATGAACAGGCTTTAACCTCACCAGGATCTGGTAGTCGATTGGGACAGGGGCGGAGTACAAGAGAGAGGAGTGTCTCAAGGCATTCAGATGTGAAAAAATTACCAGATGCTAGAAAGACTTTTGGCAGGATTACTTCTGATGCTTTGGTTGTCGAAAGGGACGATAACGATGACTGCTTTCAGGAATGCAGAGTTGGAAGTAAAGATATCTCCGATCTAGTAAAGAAAGCAGTTAGGGCTGCCGAAGATGAAGCAAGGACAGCCAATGCACCTGCAGAAGCTATCAAAGCAGCAGGTGATGCTGCTGCTGAAGTTGTCAAAAGTGCGGCTTTCGAGGTATGCAGCATTGCTTGCTCTTTTTATCTCGCATAGCATAGATTATGTGAattcttttacttaatggtttGCTGCTCTATATGTTAAGGAATTTAAAACTACTAAAGATGAAGAAGCTGCAGTCTTGGCTGCTTCCAGAACTGCATCCACTGTTATTGATGCTGCTAATTCAATCGAGGTTTCAAGGTAGGTAATTTtatgtttaagaatataataaagaGATTGAATCACAATGTACAGCTTGAAATTGCTAACATCCTAGTTTTGTTAATTTGACTAACAGATTAATAACACTTCCATACGTTGGTTTCAGGAGCTCTAGTAGCATCAATAATAATTCACTGAATCTAAATTACACAGAGACAGAAATTAGTGAGGATGTGGAAGAATATTTCATCCTGGACTCTGAATCTCTTGCACAGCTGAGGGAAAAATACTGTATTCAATGCCTTGAGATACTTGGAGAATATGTTGAAGTTCTTGGGCCTGTACTTCACGAGAAGGGTGTTGATGTCTGCCTTGCATTGTTGCAACGGAGTTCCAGAAACAAGGAGGAATCAAAGGCTGCAATTCTTTTGCCTGATGTAATGAAGCTAATCTGTGCGTTGGCAGCTCACCGAAAATTCGCTGCATTATTTGTGGATCGGGGTGGCATGCAGAAACTGATTGCTGTCCCTAGAGTTGCTCAAACCTTTTTTGGTCTTTCTTCCTGCCTGTTTACTATTGGTTCTCTCCAGGTAATTGCTTGTAATGTCTAATTGTTTGAAACCTTTTTTTACTAGTTTTTCCCATTAGAATCACCTTTATCTAGTCAGTCCATTGGGCTCTTACTTTTTAAGAATTCCTTTCAGGGAATAATGGAACGTGTGTGCGCTCTTCCCTCAGATGTTGTACACCAGGTGGTTGAGTTAGCTATTCAACTTCTTGAGTGCCCTCAAGACCAAGCTAGAAAAAATGCTGCCTTGTTTTTTGCTGCTGCATTTGTTTTCCGAGCAGTTCTTGATGCCTTTGATGCTCAGGACTGTTTACAAAAATTACTTGGGCTTCTAAATGATGCTGCCTTAGTTAGGTCTGGAGTAAATACTGGGGCGTTAAGTTTGTCCAGTTCAGGATCATTTCGAAATGATCGTTCACCTGCAGAAGTTCTGACATCATCAGAGAAGCAGATAGCTTATCATACCTGTGTTGCTTTGCGGCAATATTTTAGAGCTCACCTTCTTCTGCTGGTGGATTCAATCCGTCCAAATAAAAACAATCGAAGTACGGCGCGGAATACTCCAAGTGTAAGGGCAGCCTACAAGCCACTTGATATCAGTAATGAAGCTATGGATGCAGTGTTTCTGCAGTTACAAAAGGATCGAAAGCTGGGTCCTGCATTTGTAAGAACTCGTTGGCCTGCGGTTGAGAAGTTCTTGAGCTCTAATGGACACTTTACCTTGTTGGAATTGTGTCAGGTATTTGATATCCCagcttttgtttctttttcacttCTTGTGTTCTCCTGTTATATCTGATTTTGGTTGTATGCAGGCCCTCCCTGTTGAGCGCTATTTGCACGATTTGCTTCAATATGCATTGGGTGTGTTGCATATTGTTACATTAGTACCCAACAGCCGCAAGATGATTGTAAATGCCACATTAAGCAATAATCGTGTTGGTATAGCAGTCATTTTGGATGCAGCAAATAGTGCTAGTAGTTATGTGGACCCAGAGGTAAGACGTATTCtcctattttattattctcCTGTAACATTTCTTGATGCTGGATGCAGATTCTGAGACTAGTATCATACTTGtcttttaattatcaaaaaaagtaTCATGCTTGCCTTTTCATTCGGCATTGTATCATATTCTCTAATTGTTTGCTGATACCTTTGCAGATCATCCAACCAGCACTAAATGTGTTAGTAAATCTTGTTTGTCCTCCGCCTGCAATCAGCAATAAACCACCTATACTTGCACAAGGtctgcattctgtttctgctccaACCTCGTATGGTTCTGGGATGGAGAATAGAGACAGAAACACAGAACGTAATGTCTCTGATCGAGCTGTTAACATGTCTAGCCAGAGTGATCCAAGGGAGCGGAATGGGGAATCTAGTGTGGTAGATAGGGGAAATGCCACAGGAGTTAGTACCCAGTACATCAGTAGCACTTCACAAACTCCTGTTCCCACAGCTACTTCAGGACTGGTTGGAGATCGTAGAATATCTTTAGGTGCTGGTGCAGGTTGTGCTGGCCTTGCTACCCAATTGGAACTAGGATATCGTCAAGCAAGAGAGGCTGTACGTGCAAACAATGGTATAAAGGTCCTACTTCATCTCCTCCAGCCACGTGTATATTCACCTCCTGCTGCCCTTGATTGTCTTCGCGCTCTAGCTTGCCGTGTTCTGCTTGGTCTAGCCAGAGATGATACAATTGCACATATATTGACAAAGCTTCAGGTAAATGATCGtttcatctaattaatttaatagttTTAGGTGAAATGAAATATTAGTTTACATCTTTTTACCACAAGTATCAAGTCCCGCCCCAACCAATTGAACCCATCCTAGGCTGCTTCAGCTCATACTTCATACCCAGTTGTATACTGCTCCATTATTAGATGTTCCTCAGAGGTCTTCTCATACTCATGATTCACTTTTCTCAGAGATGGGTTCATTGgtgtttcctttgtatacgtcgtgtacttgggcttatgcctatttctttgaataaaattattacttatcaaaaaaaaaaccaatcttATTGGTGGTCTTCTAAAGAGACAACATACTACTGCCATTTGCAAAACACATTGTCTTCCCACTTTTTAGTTTACCCCGTGTTTTCGTCAACATTTAGTTCTAGTTGCAAAAGAAGGAATATGGGAGTAAACTGTAAAGTTATCAGAATCTTCAAGGCGAGGAAAAAATTCCATTTGAGGATTTTAAAAAGAAGACATCCAAATTTTTTTGGTAATTAAAACATGTTATGCTTTGTGCATTCAAATAGGTTGCTGTGATTCTGACGTTAAGTCATAACTGTCTGGATATGTTAACTAAAACTGTCGGTGTTACTAAGTGCAACTTGACATTCTAGGTTGGAAAAAAGCTATCAGAACTAATTCGAGATTCAGGAGGCCAGACATGTGGAACTGAGCAAGGCAGGTGGCAAGCTGAACTTTCCCAGGCAGCAATTGAACTGATTGCAGTAAGTCTccctgcccccccccccccccccaaaaaaaaaaaaaaaaaatagaggtaGCTTAGAGGTCTGGAGTTCAGTCGGGTTTCCTTATAAGCAAAAATGTTATTTAACAATTATAATCCCCCCTCTCGTAAGTAAAAATGTCATTCAACATTGTTGAATGATCCCCCCTCTCTCATCGCATAAGTAACTGAAATATATGCTTGCACCATTGATATGCAGATTGTGACAAATTCAGGGCGTGCAAGTACATTAGCAGCTACTGATGCTGCTACCCCTACTTTGAGGCGCATAGAAAGAGCAGCTATAGCTGCTGCTACTCCGATTACTTACCATTCCAGGTACTTGTTAATTTCTTGTGTAGTGCTATTGTATATATTCACCACCCACTTCTTTCTAGTAATTCCTTTTCTTCTCACCTTTTGGCTCTTCTTCTTGTTGTCTATGTATATGAAAATCCCAGGGAACTTTTACTTCTAATCCATGAACACCTACAGGCGTCTGGTTTGGGTGCAACTGCTGCTACACTATTAAAAGAGGCTCAGTTGACTCCTTTGCTGTTCTTGGCGGCTCCATCATCTCTTGTGCACCAAACCTCTGCACCAGAAGTCCCCTCTATACAGCTCCATTGGCCCTCTGGTCGAGCCACTTGTGGATTTCTCACTGAAAAATCTAAACTCACTGCACAGAATGAGGATACAAGCCTGAAGTGCGATTCAACTGTAtcttcttcaaagaaaaatccattggcTTTCTCACCAATTTTTGGTATACACTCAAGAAATCAGTTGCAATCCCATGATTGCCAATCGGTATCTGTCAGGAGAATCTTCAGTACATCAAAGCAACCTTCTGTACCTGCAATTGCATCAGAAACTTCATCAGAGTCCTTGCCAAGACCTAATTTTGATACAGAATCTCAATGTAAGACTCCAGTTGTATTGCCGATGAAGCGAAAATTATCAGAGTTGAAGGATGTGGGTTTGGTTTCATCCCCCGGAAAGCGACTTAACACGGGTGAGCAAGGACTCCGGTCTCCAGTTTGTCCAACACCCAGTAGTGGCCGTAAAAGCAACCTGCTAATTGATAATATTGGACTGTCTACCCCAAGTTCTATTGTAAGAGATCAGCATTGGCAATCAATGCCAATTGGTGGCTTGGCAGGTTATATGGATGATAACCAACATGGCAACACCCATATGGGTCAGGCGACACCATCCTCTCAACTTGGGATTTTAAATGATCCTCAGCCCAGCAGCACAGAGCAGTTAACTCTAGACTCTATTGTTGTTCAATATCTGAAGCACCAGCATCGCCAATGCCCGGCCCCTATAACCACTCTTCCGCCACTCTCTCTCTTGCATCCACATGTTTGTCCTGAACCTAAACGAAGTCTTGATGCCCCATCAAATGTAACAGGCAGACTTGGTACACGTGAGTTCAAAAGTATATATGGTGGGGTACATGGAAATCGCAGGGATCGCCAGTTTGTTTACAGCAGATTCAGACCTTGGAGAACTTGTCGGGATGATGCTGGGGCACTTTTGACATGCATTGATTTTCTTGGGGACTCCTCTCGTCTTGCAGTTGGCAGCCACTCTGGAGAGCTCAAAATTTTTGATTCCAACAGCAACAATGTGCTGGAGAGTTGCACAAGCCACCAGTCTCCTTTGACATCTGTTCAATCATATATTTCTGGTGAGACACAGCTGGTGCTTTCATCGAGCTCCCAGGATGTAAGGTTGTGGGACGCAACTTCAATCTCAGGTGGACCAATGCATCCATTTGAAGGGTGTAAGGCTGCAAGTTTTAGCAATTCTGGAAGCATTTTTGCAGCCCTGACAGTAGAGCCTGCACCACGAGAAATTCTCCTCTACAATATCCAAACCTGCCAGCTGGAATCAAAGCTGTCAGACACGTCTGCAAGTTCTACAGGTCGGGGGCATGTTTATTCTCTCATACACTTCAGCCCTTCAGATGCTATGTTGCTATGGAATGGGGTATTGTGGGATCGGCGGGTTTCTGGCCCCGTTCATCGCTTTGATCAATTTACAGATTATGGAGGTGGTGGCTTTCATCCAGCTGGGAATGAGGTATGCTGAAGCAGCAGCACCCTGTCCCTACTACAACAGTTATAGTGCATCTCTCGTATGATTATCATTTGTTGCCACCTGTTGAACTTTCATCACTAAAGctaaattttcttctcttccttttatGTACTTCATCCTATGttcaaaacatgaaaaagaaaataaacaaacaaacaaacaaataaacaaatacaaaattatctaGAAAAATGGTAGTGATCAATACCCTGTCATTTCTGTCTGAACAGTAGGCTTTTAGTAGAAAGCGTTTTAAGCACCAAATTTCAACACTTAGTTTTTCTTTGTCAGTTATGATTACTTTGTTTGGGTATTTAAGTTACGTATGTCAAGTTTCAGACAGGATCAGTAGAGGTTTGGTGAATAAGGCAGGTTTGATGGGATTTTGTTAGTGCCTTGaaactaaaaatttttaaaaaaaaaaaaatagaagttgtCTTGAAGCTAATTAATTACCATTTCCCCTTCAGAAGAACTTCCAGAATTCAAAACTGGCATCGACCACTTCCTGCTGTTGTTATACATCACTGCATAAACTTCTGTTCAAAAGCTTGTAGTTTAAAATTCCCCCCTCCTGTCTTCCCCATGACTGCTTTTATAtagagaattttcttttttacaggTAATTATAAACTCGGAGGTCTGGGATCTCCGGAAGTTTAGGCTCCTCCGTAGTGTACCTTCATTGGATCAAATGACAGTAACTTTTAATGCACGCGGTGATGTGATTTATGCGATCCTTCGGAGAAATCTTGAGGATGTAATGTCTGCTGTTCACACACGTCGAGTCAAGCATCCTCTCTTTGCTGCTTTTCGCACGGTGGATGCAGTCAACTACTCTGACATTGCCACTATACCTGTAGATCGTTGTGTCCTTGACTTCGCAACAGAATCGACAGATTCCTTTGTAGGGTTGATTACAATGGATGATCAAGAAGAGATGTACTCTTCAGGAAGAGTTTATGAAATTGGTCGCAGAAGGCCAACGGATGACGATTCGGATCCTGATGATGCTGAGAGtgaggaggaagatgaggatgatgatgatgctgatGTAGACCCTATTCTAGGCCCAGATCTTGATGGGGATGGTGAAAGTGATGCAGATGATTTGAGTAACGATGATAGTGTTAGCGAGCTGATTGATGacgacgatgatgatgatgatgatggggatTTCATGCTGGAGGGTGGAACGGGATTACTAGAGATTGTGACAGAGGGtgatgaggatgatgaggaTAGTGAATTGCTTGAATCTTTCAGtagtgatgatgaggatgatttTGTGGGTAATGgttttggttattaaatgttacATAATTATCATATTGGTTTTAATTGTAGCTCGGATAATGTAATTATGCTGTTAGAAGTTGGAGGATGGAATCCATGGTTTAGTTGATAGCGTGACAATGTGAGATTGGAAATGTACAGAGACCAGAAAGTCATTTGTAAATAGCTTTGTTGCCGAAGTGACATCCTTTTCTACCTTGTTACGATTCAAGATATCAGATACTCCGAGTGAGAGAGGAAAATAATAGCCAAGaggattaataaattataatacggtgagtaggggtgtaaccaatCTAGTTTTAGACAAATTTTGAGACCAAATcagtatataccggttttgcaTCACACCGGTTGCCCTCCTAAGTTGGTACTTTCGATTTTACCAGTTTCGGTTCCAGTTTTctggtttttaatatatattaattctctaatttcttatacttatatatatgtatattaatatatatgaatattagtaatacactaatactattagtatataataatactattggtatagtactattactatatgttatgataatatggtaattaatatactaatatat
Protein-coding sequences here:
- the LOC109009605 gene encoding endonuclease V isoform X5; amino-acid sequence: MEKLFETEAEEASSSSQDHKRWIEAQDTLRTRLITKDDFAWKLPKTTSREKAEELEEVEMLRYVGGVDVSFSKEDPTVACGTLVVLDIQNLQVVYEDFAIVTIAVPYVPGFLAFREAPILLELLQRMKKKDASPFYPQLLMVDGNGILHPRGFGLACHLGVLADLPTIGIGKNLHHVDGLTYSRVRQLLEAKENSTRDFITLTGCSGHIWGAAMRSTQDSLKPMFISVGHRVSLYTAIIIVKMTCKYRVPEPIRQADIRSREYLQKRQKGASE
- the LOC109009605 gene encoding endonuclease V isoform X3 — protein: MEKLFETEAEEASSSSQDHKRAQDTLRTRLITKDDFAWKLPKTTSREKAEELEEVEMLRYVGGVDVSFSKEDPTVACGTLVVLDIQNLQVVYEDFAIVTIAVPYVPGFLAFREAPILLELLQRMKKKDASPFYPQLLMVDGNGILHPRGFGLACHLGVLADLPTIGIGKNLHHVDGLTYSRVRQLLEAKENSTRDFITLTGCSGHIWGAAMRSTQDSLKPMFISVGHRVSLYTAIIIVKMTCKYRVPEPIRQVEGIPAEASKGSVRMIQLHGSGWFTYFSLLQHIYFQKHKTAEGMRSENIREVHSCYKQARKVQ
- the LOC109009605 gene encoding endonuclease V isoform X4, producing MEKLFETEAEEASSSSQDHKRWIEAQDTLRTRLITKDDFAWKLPKTTSREKAEELEEVEMLRYVGGVDVSFSKEDPTVACGTLVVLDIQNLQVVYEDFAIVTIAVPYVPGFLAFREAPILLELLQRMKKKDASPFYPQLHHVDGLTYSRVRQLLEAKENSTRDFITLTGCSGHIWGAAMRSTQDSLKPMFISVGHRVSLYTAIIIVKMTCKYRVPEPIRQVEGIPAEASKGSVRMIQLHGSGWFTYFSLLQHIYFQKHKTAEGMRSENIREVHSCYKQARKVQ
- the LOC109009605 gene encoding endonuclease V isoform X2, with the protein product MEKLFETEAEEASSSSQDHKRWIEFDTLRTRLITKDDFAWKLPKTTSREKAEELEEVEMLRYVGGVDVSFSKEDPTVACGTLVVLDIQNLQVVYEDFAIVTIAVPYVPGFLAFREAPILLELLQRMKKKDASPFYPQLLMVDGNGILHPRGFGLACHLGVLADLPTIGIGKNLHHVDGLTYSRVRQLLEAKENSTRDFITLTGCSGHIWGAAMRSTQDSLKPMFISVGHRVSLYTAIIIVKMTCKYRVPEPIRQVEGIPAEASKGSVRMIQLHGSGWFTYFSLLQHIYFQKHKTAEGMRSENIREVHSCYKQARKVQ
- the LOC109009605 gene encoding endonuclease V isoform X6 gives rise to the protein MLRYVGGVDVSFSKEDPTVACGTLVVLDIQNLQVVYEDFAIVTIAVPYVPGFLAFREAPILLELLQRMKKKDASPFYPQLLMVDGNGILHPRGFGLACHLGVLADLPTIGIGKNLHHVDGLTYSRVRQLLEAKENSTRDFITLTGCSGHIWGAAMRSTQDSLKPMFISVGHRVSLYTAIIIVKMTCKYRVPEPIRQVEGIPAEASKGSVRMIQLHGSGWFTYFSLLQHIYFQKHKTAEGMRSENIREVHSCYKQARKVQ
- the LOC109009605 gene encoding endonuclease V isoform X7 → MEKLFETEAEEASSSSQDHKRWIEAQDTLRTRLITKDDFAWKLPKTTSREKAEELEEVEMLRYVGGVDVSFSKEDPTVACGTLVVLDIQNLQVVYEDFAIVTIAVPYVPGFLAFREAPILLELLQRMKKKDASPFYPQLLMVDGNGILHPRGFGLACHLGVLADLPTIGIGKNLHHVDGLTYSRVRQLLEAKENSTRDFITLTGCSGHIWGALLLEAFNHG
- the LOC109009605 gene encoding endonuclease V isoform X1, producing MEKLFETEAEEASSSSQDHKRWIEAQDTLRTRLITKDDFAWKLPKTTSREKAEELEEVEMLRYVGGVDVSFSKEDPTVACGTLVVLDIQNLQVVYEDFAIVTIAVPYVPGFLAFREAPILLELLQRMKKKDASPFYPQLLMVDGNGILHPRGFGLACHLGVLADLPTIGIGKNLHHVDGLTYSRVRQLLEAKENSTRDFITLTGCSGHIWGAAMRSTQDSLKPMFISVGHRVSLYTAIIIVKMTCKYRVPEPIRQVEGIPAEASKGSVRMIQLHGSGWFTYFSLLQHIYFQKHKTAEGMRSENIREVHSCYKQARKVQ